In one Methanobrevibacter arboriphilus genomic region, the following are encoded:
- a CDS encoding AAA family ATPase, with amino-acid sequence MIIAVSGKGGTGKTLVSSILVKLLSKTGKDLLVIDADPDSNIPESLGIDVDKSVGDVREDLKKDINKGKIPSGMNKWDILDYKIMESIVETPDFDLLMMGRPEGSGCYCAVNNMLRKIIENISSNYDFIVIDTEAGLEHLSRRTTQSVDTMLVVSDSSKRGLHTASRVGNLSKELEISFDQIYLILNRVKPSNEKEICEKSKETGLDTIGLIHDDDIVSKFDIEGKPLIDLPDDCEPVEIIKEVIDKII; translated from the coding sequence TTGATAATTGCTGTTAGTGGAAAAGGTGGAACTGGTAAAACTTTGGTTTCATCCATCTTAGTTAAATTATTATCTAAAACAGGAAAAGATCTTCTTGTTATTGATGCTGATCCTGACTCAAATATTCCTGAATCTTTAGGAATTGATGTTGATAAGAGTGTTGGTGATGTAAGGGAGGATCTTAAGAAGGATATCAACAAAGGAAAAATTCCTTCTGGAATGAATAAATGGGATATTTTAGACTATAAAATCATGGAATCGATTGTGGAAACACCTGATTTTGATTTACTTATGATGGGTAGACCTGAAGGTAGTGGATGTTACTGTGCTGTCAATAATATGCTTAGAAAGATTATAGAAAATATTTCGTCTAATTATGATTTTATCGTGATTGATACTGAAGCAGGACTTGAGCATTTAAGTCGCAGAACAACACAAAGTGTTGATACCATGTTAGTAGTTTCTGATTCATCAAAAAGAGGATTGCACACGGCTTCAAGAGTTGGAAATTTATCTAAAGAATTAGAAATATCATTTGATCAAATTTATTTAATATTAAATAGGGTGAAACCTAGTAATGAAAAAGAGATATGTGAAAAATCAAAAGAAACAGGTTTAGACACAATTGGATTGATACATGATGATGATATTGTATCTAAGTTTGATATTGAGGGAAAACCTTTAATAGATCTTCCAGATGATTGTGAACCTGTTGAAATTATTAAAGAAGTTATTGATAAGATAATTTAG
- a CDS encoding PDGLE domain-containing protein, whose translation MEKKDKYLIIVGIIICIVVAGLSPFIASGDPDGLEKSAEDANVGEDVAYAFVESPFPDYTMGDSVTGEIFALVLGIVITLLLAFGVAYIVRKNKT comes from the coding sequence ATGGAAAAAAAAGATAAATATCTAATTATAGTCGGAATTATTATATGTATTGTAGTTGCTGGTTTATCACCATTTATTGCATCTGGAGACCCTGATGGACTTGAAAAATCTGCAGAAGATGCAAACGTTGGTGAAGATGTTGCATATGCTTTTGTAGAATCACCATTCCCTGATTATACCATGGGAGATAGTGTTACTGGTGAAATATTTGCTTTAGTCCTGGGTATTGTAATAACACTACTATTAGCATTTGGAGTGGCATATATCGTTAGAAAAAACAAAACATAG
- the cbiQ gene encoding cobalt ECF transporter T component CbiQ codes for MNINETLDLESLSSQHSIVHDLEGRIKLIAVLIIIVYTVFSTQLLVPLVLEIFLLIMIFLAKLSFKNSFMRIALLLPFGGFIILFQPFIHPGDIIWQSPISWIHITQSGLNWAILLASRLIVCLTSIVLLSSTSPMQEIVQSLRKLGMPRDLAMILSIMVRFLFIFVDELQSIRKAQKSRNFDIHSKLTPYKWRVKQVGYSIAMMFLKAYEKGETTYSSMVSRCFSDSSDLYHVRKKINKSDYIYISIIISIIIILQILVTFYPDYLGYLGVVLYR; via the coding sequence ATGAATATTAATGAAACTTTAGATTTAGAGTCTTTATCATCTCAACATTCTATTGTCCATGATTTAGAAGGTAGAATAAAGCTTATTGCAGTTTTAATTATTATTGTATACACAGTTTTTTCTACTCAATTATTAGTTCCATTAGTTCTAGAAATATTTTTATTAATAATGATATTTCTAGCTAAACTATCTTTTAAGAATTCATTTATGAGAATAGCTCTACTTTTACCATTTGGTGGATTTATTATATTATTTCAACCATTTATCCACCCTGGAGATATAATATGGCAAAGTCCTATTTCATGGATTCATATTACCCAATCAGGACTGAATTGGGCTATACTCCTAGCTTCTAGATTAATTGTGTGCTTAACTAGTATTGTATTACTATCTTCAACAAGCCCTATGCAAGAAATTGTTCAATCTCTTAGAAAGTTAGGTATGCCTAGAGATTTAGCTATGATTTTAAGTATTATGGTTAGATTCTTATTTATTTTTGTTGATGAACTTCAATCCATTCGTAAAGCTCAAAAATCAAGAAATTTTGATATTCATAGTAAACTAACACCATATAAATGGAGAGTAAAGCAGGTAGGATATTCAATAGCAATGATGTTTTTAAAAGCATATGAAAAAGGAGAAACAACATACTCAAGTATGGTCAGTAGATGTTTTTCTGATAGTTCTGATTTGTATCACGTAAGAAAAAAAATAAATAAATCAGATTATATTTATATATCAATAATCATTAGTATTATAATTATTTTACAAATTTTAGTAACTTTTTATCCAGACTATTTAGGATATTTAGGTGTTGTTTTGTACAGATAG
- a CDS encoding energy-coupling factor ABC transporter ATP-binding protein — protein MKETVLSTENLGFTYPDGTEAIKNINISIEKGDKVAVIGSNGAGKSTLFSHFNGLSEPTEGIIKINEQPIVYKKKELMKVRQKVGVVFQKPDDQLFAPSVIEDVAFGPMNLGLSLEEVDKRVKESLEMVGMTGFENKPPHHLSGGQQKRVSIAGVIAMRPEIMILDEPTAGLDPQGVEQVLKILNDLNKNGMSIVISSHDVEMITEFADKIFVLHHGKIINQGSTEEVFANHKLLIEAHLRPPKSSEILHRLKKKGLNVDMKLTTKDACDEILKAKIKNQNNI, from the coding sequence ATGAAAGAAACAGTTTTATCAACTGAAAATTTAGGATTCACATATCCCGATGGTACAGAAGCAATAAAAAACATTAATATCTCAATTGAAAAAGGAGATAAAGTAGCAGTTATTGGATCTAATGGAGCTGGAAAATCAACATTATTTTCACACTTTAATGGACTTAGTGAGCCTACAGAAGGTATAATAAAAATTAACGAACAGCCAATTGTTTATAAAAAGAAAGAATTGATGAAAGTTAGACAAAAAGTAGGAGTCGTTTTTCAAAAACCTGATGATCAACTTTTTGCACCTAGTGTTATAGAAGATGTGGCTTTTGGACCAATGAACTTAGGATTATCTTTAGAAGAAGTGGATAAGAGAGTTAAAGAATCTTTAGAAATGGTTGGAATGACAGGTTTTGAAAATAAACCTCCCCACCATTTAAGTGGCGGACAACAAAAAAGAGTATCCATAGCAGGAGTAATAGCAATGCGTCCTGAAATTATGATACTTGACGAACCGACAGCAGGTCTTGACCCACAAGGTGTAGAACAAGTTTTAAAGATTTTAAATGATCTAAATAAAAATGGAATGAGTATTGTTATATCTTCACATGATGTAGAAATGATAACGGAATTTGCAGATAAAATATTTGTATTACATCATGGAAAAATTATAAATCAAGGAAGTACTGAAGAAGTCTTTGCAAATCACAAACTTTTAATAGAAGCTCATTTAAGACCTCCAAAATCATCAGAAATATTACATAGATTGAAAAAAAAAGGTTTAAATGTTGATATGAAGCT
- the cbiM gene encoding cobalt transporter CbiM, which translates to MHIPDGFIPLWQCAIYYVILIIALYFASKWAKNNLDEKRIPLMAVLAAGIFAIMSMNMPIPFGTSGHMVGGALVAIVFMAPEAAVLVFTVVLILQALLFGDGGITTLGANVLNMGVIGGSVGLFTFKGLKNYIGKYPAIGVAAWLATFISALACAVEMALAGTFPLVLGLTSMGIYHAFIGIIEAVLTIIVIMALEKFRPDLLAWNKRDYSNGGAD; encoded by the coding sequence ATGCATATACCTGACGGTTTTATACCATTGTGGCAGTGTGCTATATATTATGTGATCTTAATTATAGCATTATATTTCGCTAGTAAATGGGCGAAAAATAACCTTGATGAAAAGCGTATTCCATTGATGGCAGTTTTAGCAGCAGGTATCTTCGCTATAATGTCTATGAACATGCCAATTCCATTTGGTACTAGTGGGCATATGGTTGGAGGTGCTTTAGTAGCGATAGTATTTATGGCACCAGAAGCAGCTGTACTTGTATTTACAGTTGTACTAATTCTTCAGGCATTACTCTTTGGAGATGGAGGAATTACAACTCTTGGTGCAAATGTTTTAAATATGGGAGTAATCGGGGGTTCAGTAGGATTATTCACATTTAAAGGGTTAAAAAATTACATTGGAAAATATCCTGCAATTGGAGTTGCAGCATGGCTTGCAACATTTATATCTGCATTAGCATGTGCTGTTGAAATGGCGCTTGCTGGAACATTCCCACTTGTTTTAGGTTTAACATCAATGGGAATATATCACGCATTTATTGGCATAATTGAAGCTGTTTTAACAATTATTGTAATAATGGCACTTGAAAAATTCAGACCAGACTTATTAGCATGGAATAAAAGAGATTATTCAAATGGTGGAGCTGATTAG
- the cdhC gene encoding CO dehydrogenase/CO-methylating acetyl-CoA synthase complex subunit beta — MFSDIPVDVSPMHEGERIRAANMFVELAGPKSIGAELVQVDDSIKDGKFEVIGPELSEMTKGEVYPFGIKIDIKGEKLEKELEGVIERRTHDLCNYVQGFMHLNQRDQIWCRVSIEALDSGFKLLDLAKALGILFKEEFPIIEEISVTILTNEEDVKEFVDGAHDIYAARDERARELSDEDVDVFYGCLMCQSFAPTHMCVVTPDRTALCGAINWFDCRASAKMDPDGSIFEIEKGEVLDDVKGEYSNVNEVIAQKTQGETDKVYLHSVFEYPHTSCGCFEAVAFYIPELDGIGIVDRDFSGETPLGIPFSSMAGQCSGGKQVEGFTGLSLEYMRSPKFLQADGAYERIVWMPNSIKNSLEGFIPDDMFDKIATDEDATSVNDIKEFLKDKDHPILERIANLGADDVDEDDEYSEDENLVSQDETMGQEFVPVATAPEMAMPMSGGVKVIFKNAKIYAEKVIIKKSKK; from the coding sequence ATGTTTAGTGATATCCCTGTTGATGTAAGTCCTATGCATGAAGGTGAAAGAATACGTGCAGCTAATATGTTTGTAGAATTAGCAGGCCCCAAATCTATTGGTGCAGAACTTGTTCAAGTCGATGATTCTATAAAGGATGGTAAATTTGAAGTCATTGGTCCAGAACTTTCTGAAATGACCAAAGGTGAAGTTTACCCATTTGGTATAAAAATAGATATTAAAGGTGAAAAGCTTGAAAAAGAGCTTGAAGGTGTTATTGAAAGAAGAACTCATGATTTATGTAACTATGTTCAAGGGTTCATGCATCTGAACCAGAGAGATCAGATTTGGTGTAGAGTGAGTATTGAAGCTTTAGATTCTGGATTTAAACTTTTAGACTTAGCTAAAGCTCTTGGAATATTATTTAAAGAAGAATTTCCAATTATTGAAGAAATTTCAGTTACAATTTTAACTAATGAAGAAGATGTTAAAGAATTTGTAGATGGTGCTCATGATATTTACGCTGCAAGAGATGAAAGAGCAAGAGAATTATCTGATGAAGATGTTGATGTGTTTTATGGGTGTTTAATGTGTCAATCGTTTGCTCCTACTCATATGTGTGTTGTGACTCCTGATAGAACTGCTTTATGTGGGGCTATTAATTGGTTTGATTGTAGAGCTTCTGCTAAAATGGACCCAGATGGATCAATTTTTGAAATAGAAAAGGGTGAAGTTTTAGACGATGTTAAAGGCGAATATTCTAATGTTAATGAAGTGATAGCTCAAAAAACACAGGGTGAAACTGATAAAGTATATCTTCACAGTGTTTTTGAATATCCTCATACTTCTTGTGGTTGTTTTGAAGCTGTAGCTTTTTATATTCCTGAATTGGATGGTATTGGTATTGTTGATAGGGATTTTTCTGGTGAAACTCCTTTAGGAATTCCATTTTCATCAATGGCGGGACAATGTTCTGGTGGAAAGCAAGTTGAAGGGTTCACTGGATTGAGTTTAGAATATATGAGATCACCTAAATTTTTACAAGCTGATGGAGCATATGAAAGAATTGTTTGGATGCCTAATTCAATTAAAAATTCTTTAGAAGGTTTTATTCCAGATGATATGTTTGATAAAATAGCTACTGATGAAGATGCTACATCTGTTAATGATATAAAAGAATTTTTAAAGGATAAAGATCATCCTATTCTTGAAAGGATTGCTAACTTAGGTGCTGATGATGTTGATGAAGATGATGAATATTCTGAAGATGAAAATTTAGTATCTCAAGATGAAACTATGGGTCAAGAATTTGTACCTGTAGCTACTGCTCCTGAAATGGCTATGCCTATGTCTGGGGGAGTTAAGGTCATTTTCAAAAATGCAAAAATATATGCTGAAAAAGTTATAATCAAAAAAAGTAAAAAATAA
- a CDS encoding tetratricopeptide repeat protein, which translates to MERYQGWKWYDTILIAILLIAFLICIIILKDIIMSIACLLLIAIIISFFSKEINITLADRMIKKGKYEKALKYCKKVLRKDPNYIYAIIKKAEIFEAMEKPKEALQLYDSAISKNPNNNIPWEMKGDLLKKLGKEKEAEESFKKAENLKNKKMEKKWYYKIMKKL; encoded by the coding sequence ATGGAAAGATATCAAGGATGGAAATGGTATGATACAATACTCATAGCTATATTATTAATCGCATTTTTAATATGCATCATTATTTTAAAAGACATTATCATGAGCATCGCTTGTTTGCTTTTAATAGCAATCATAATTTCATTTTTCTCAAAAGAAATAAATATAACACTTGCAGATAGAATGATTAAGAAAGGAAAATATGAAAAAGCTTTAAAATATTGTAAAAAGGTTCTAAGAAAAGATCCCAATTATATTTATGCTATTATTAAAAAAGCTGAAATATTTGAAGCAATGGAAAAGCCAAAAGAAGCACTCCAACTTTATGATTCTGCTATTTCTAAAAATCCAAATAATAATATTCCTTGGGAAATGAAAGGTGATCTCTTAAAAAAATTAGGAAAAGAAAAAGAAGCAGAAGAATCTTTCAAAAAAGCAGAAAATTTAAAAAATAAAAAAATGGAGAAAAAATGGTATTATAAAATTATGAAAAAATTATGA
- the cdhB gene encoding CO dehydrogenase/acetyl-CoA synthase complex subunit epsilon, which yields MNDRVIPWQPTVIAGPKQALLATPETAKLMLRKSKRPLFVVGPYAKNEPLMGFIKDIAETWDLPIVTTADTFKSFNENGIESNYYGIVEITNLLKDPEWKGIRGEGPHDLVMFVGCIYYIASQGLSTLKHFAPHLKTLTICKYFHSNADASFPNMKDEEWEKYLEKMSEK from the coding sequence ATGAATGACAGAGTTATTCCATGGCAACCAACAGTTATTGCTGGACCAAAACAAGCTTTACTTGCAACTCCTGAAACTGCAAAGTTAATGCTTCGTAAATCTAAACGTCCTCTGTTTGTTGTTGGGCCTTATGCAAAGAATGAACCTTTAATGGGTTTTATTAAAGATATAGCTGAAACTTGGGATTTACCTATTGTTACAACAGCTGATACTTTTAAATCTTTTAATGAAAATGGAATTGAAAGTAATTATTATGGTATTGTTGAAATAACTAATTTACTTAAAGATCCTGAGTGGAAAGGTATTAGGGGTGAAGGACCTCATGATTTAGTGATGTTTGTAGGGTGTATTTATTATATAGCCTCTCAGGGGCTTTCTACTTTAAAACATTTTGCACCTCACCTTAAAACTTTGACAATATGTAAATATTTCCATTCAAATGCTGATGCATCTTTTCCTAATATGAAAGATGAAGAATGGGAGAAGTATTTAGAAAAAATGAGTGAAAAATAG
- the cdhA gene encoding CO dehydrogenase/acetyl-CoA synthase complex subunit alpha, whose amino-acid sequence MTPNSTKPKEFKDDFWKAKDIKFSFGEIIEDDSPVSEDKETFVGPTLKPSATDLRSWDMKLLERYPPFYAPFCDMCCLCTYGKCDLTGKKGACGIDIEAQQGRFALLTCCIGAAAHSAHSRHLLEYLIHKVGPDHPVDFGNNIDIEAPIIRTLIGKAPRTLGDIREAMSYMEEENLHLLSACHTGQEGNHLDFESKALHAGLMDHIGMEIGDISQITALNLPKGDPDTSLIELGIGSIDRDKPVILCIGHNVAPGSGIVDYLEDNDLEDDVEICGICCAAIDITRYNNRAKVVGPISKQLKFLRSGVADVVVVDEQCIRSDVLEEAQKTGTALIATTDKMCLGLPDRTNDEVDSILADILNKQIEGALILDPEKVGEVATKLSLSLSKSRKSLKTLPDMDEIQEEASNCTQCEWCVRVCPNNLPIMDAVSSAGKGDFDVVESLYNNDICYTCGRCEQECPEDIKIMDLMSKVGENNLKNQKFNIRAGRGPIQDVEVRRVGAPIVLGDIPGVIAFVGCTNYPNGGEEVAKMAEEFLKRNYIVVTSGCGAMSIGEYKDEEGKTLYEKYSGEFDARGLVNVGSCVSNSHISGVAIKIANIFAKKPLEGNFEVIADYILNRVGACGVAWGPYSQKAAAIASGVNRWGIPVVLGPHGSKYRRLYLGRPDKEDVWNLNDMRTGKVIKGEPAPEHLLFAAENREEATVAIAKNCLRPTDTNKGRQIKLNHYIDLNKKYFGVIPEDVYKYVRTDKDIPITYKNDVKEILERNNWEPRELVMEPSILDFPEEE is encoded by the coding sequence TTGACACCTAATTCAACTAAACCTAAAGAGTTTAAAGATGATTTTTGGAAAGCTAAAGATATAAAATTTTCTTTTGGTGAAATTATAGAAGATGATTCTCCTGTTTCTGAAGATAAAGAAACTTTTGTTGGTCCAACTTTAAAACCATCAGCTACGGATTTAAGATCATGGGATATGAAACTATTAGAAAGATATCCTCCTTTTTATGCTCCGTTTTGTGATATGTGTTGTTTATGTACTTATGGAAAATGTGATCTTACTGGTAAAAAAGGTGCTTGTGGTATTGATATTGAGGCTCAGCAGGGAAGATTTGCACTTTTAACATGTTGTATAGGTGCTGCTGCCCATTCTGCTCATAGTAGGCACTTACTTGAATATTTAATTCACAAGGTAGGCCCAGATCATCCAGTAGATTTTGGAAATAATATTGATATTGAAGCACCAATTATAAGAACTTTAATTGGTAAAGCTCCTAGAACATTAGGTGATATTAGAGAAGCAATGTCCTACATGGAAGAAGAAAACCTTCATTTACTTTCTGCTTGTCATACTGGCCAAGAGGGTAACCATCTTGATTTTGAATCTAAAGCTTTGCACGCTGGTTTAATGGATCATATTGGAATGGAAATAGGAGATATTTCACAAATAACTGCTTTGAATTTACCAAAAGGTGATCCAGATACTTCTCTTATAGAGCTAGGTATTGGATCAATTGATAGGGATAAACCAGTCATACTTTGTATAGGTCATAATGTTGCCCCTGGTTCTGGAATTGTTGATTATTTAGAAGATAATGATCTTGAAGATGATGTTGAGATTTGTGGTATATGTTGTGCTGCTATTGATATAACTAGATATAATAATAGGGCTAAAGTTGTTGGACCTATTTCTAAACAGTTAAAATTCCTTAGAAGCGGTGTTGCTGATGTTGTTGTTGTTGATGAACAATGTATAAGATCTGATGTTCTTGAAGAAGCTCAAAAAACTGGAACTGCATTAATAGCTACAACCGATAAAATGTGTTTAGGATTACCTGATAGAACAAATGATGAGGTTGACTCAATTTTAGCAGATATATTAAATAAACAAATTGAAGGAGCCCTTATTCTTGATCCTGAAAAGGTCGGTGAAGTAGCAACTAAACTTTCATTAAGTTTATCTAAATCCAGAAAATCTCTTAAAACTTTACCTGACATGGATGAAATTCAAGAAGAAGCTAGTAATTGTACACAATGTGAATGGTGTGTAAGAGTTTGTCCTAATAATCTTCCTATAATGGATGCAGTATCTTCTGCAGGTAAAGGGGATTTTGATGTAGTAGAATCATTATATAATAATGATATTTGTTATACTTGTGGTCGTTGTGAACAAGAATGTCCTGAAGATATAAAAATTATGGATTTAATGTCTAAAGTTGGTGAAAACAACCTTAAAAATCAAAAATTCAATATTCGTGCAGGAAGAGGTCCAATACAAGATGTTGAAGTTAGACGTGTAGGTGCCCCAATTGTTTTAGGTGATATACCTGGTGTTATAGCATTTGTAGGATGTACTAATTATCCTAATGGTGGGGAAGAAGTTGCTAAAATGGCTGAAGAATTCTTAAAGAGGAATTATATTGTGGTTACTAGTGGATGTGGAGCAATGTCTATTGGTGAGTATAAAGATGAAGAAGGAAAAACTCTATATGAAAAATATAGTGGGGAATTTGATGCAAGAGGTCTTGTTAATGTAGGTTCCTGTGTATCTAATTCTCATATATCTGGAGTTGCTATTAAGATAGCTAACATCTTTGCTAAAAAACCCCTTGAAGGAAATTTTGAAGTTATAGCTGATTATATATTGAACAGAGTAGGTGCTTGTGGAGTTGCATGGGGACCTTATTCACAAAAAGCAGCAGCTATTGCATCTGGTGTTAATAGGTGGGGCATTCCTGTAGTTTTAGGTCCTCATGGTTCTAAATATAGAAGGCTCTATTTAGGTAGACCTGATAAAGAAGATGTTTGGAATTTAAATGATATGAGAACTGGAAAAGTTATTAAAGGCGAACCTGCTCCAGAACATCTATTATTCGCTGCTGAAAATAGAGAAGAAGCTACAGTAGCTATTGCTAAAAATTGTCTTAGACCTACTGATACTAATAAAGGAAGACAAATTAAATTGAACCATTATATAGACTTAAACAAAAAATATTTTGGTGTGATTCCTGAAGATGTTTATAAATATGTTCGTACTGATAAAGATATTCCAATAACTTATAAAAATGATGTTAAAGAAATTTTAGAAAGAAATAATTGGGAACCTCGTGAATTAGTTATGGAACCATCAATTCTTGATTTTCCTGAAGAAGAATGA